A stretch of Physeter macrocephalus isolate SW-GA chromosome 6, ASM283717v5, whole genome shotgun sequence DNA encodes these proteins:
- the CHPT1 gene encoding cholinephosphotransferase 1: MAAGAGARPAPRWLKALAEPLSAAQLRRLEEHRYSAAGVSLLEPPLQLYWTWLLQWIPLWMAPNSITLLGLAINLLTTLLLISYCPTVTEEAPYWTYLLCALGLFIYQSLDAIDGKQARRTNSCSPLGELFDHGCDSLSTVFMAVGASIAVRLGTYPDWLFFCSFIGMFMFYCAHWQTYVSGVLRFGKVDVTEIQVALVIIFVLSTFGGATMWDYTIPVLEIKLKILPVLGVVGGAIFSCSNYFHVILHGGVGKNGSTVAGTSVLSPGLHIGIIIILAIMIYKKSATNLFEKHPCLYTLMFGCVFAKISQKLVIAHMTKSELYLQDTVFLGPGLLFLDQYFNNFVDEYVVLWIAMVISSFDMMRYFSALCLQISRHLHLSIFKTSCHQAPEQVQVLPSKSHQNNMD; the protein is encoded by the exons ATGGCGGCGGGCGCCGGGGCCAGGCCGGCGCCGCGCTGGCTGAAGGCGCTCGCCGAGCCGCTGAGCGCGGCGCAGCTGCGGCGGCTGGAGGAACACCGCTACAGCGCCGCGGGCGTCTCGTTGCTTGAGCCGCCGCTGCAGCTCTACTGGACCTGGCTGCTCCAGTGGATCCCGCTGTGGATGGCCCCCAACTCCATCACCCTCCTGGGCCTCGCCATCAACCTGCTCACCACGCTCCTGCTCATCTCTTACTGCCCCACGGTCACCGAGGAG gcACCGTACTGGACATACCTTTTATGTGCATTAGGACTCTTCATCTACCAGTCACTGGATGCTATTGATGGGAAACAAGCCAGAAGAACAAATTCTTGTTCTCCTTTAGGGGAACTTTTTGACCATGGTTGTGACTCTCTTTCCACAG tttttatggCAGTTGGAGCTTCAATTGCTGTTCGCTTAGGAACTTACCCTGACTGGTTgtttttctgctcttttattGGGATGTTCATGTTTTATTGTGCTCACTGGCAGACTTATGTTTCAGGCGTGTTGAGGTTTGGAAA AGTGGATGTAACTGAAATTCAGGTAGCTTTAGTGATCATCTTTGTGTTGTCTACATTTGGAGGAGCAACAATGTGGGACTATACG ATACCCgtcctagaaataaaattgaagatcTTACCAGTTCTCGGAGTAGTAGGTGGAGCAATATTTTCCTGTTCAAATTATTTCCATGTTATCCTCCATGGTGGTGTTGGCAAGAATGGATCCACTGTAGCA GGTACCAGTGTCTTGTCACCTGGACTCCACATAGGAATAATTATTATACTGGCAATAATGATCTACAAAAAGTCAGCAACTAATTTGTTTGAAAAGCATCCTTGTCTTTATACCCTAATGTTTGGATGTGTCTTTGCTAAAATCTCACAGAAATTGGTG ATAGCTCACATGACCAAAAGTGAACTGTATCTTCAAGACACTGTCTTTCTTGGCCcaggtcttttatttttagaCCAGTACTTTAATAATTTTGTAGACGAATATGTTGTTCTATGGATAGCAATG GTCATTTCTTCATTTGATATGATGAGGTACTTTAGTGCTTTGTGCCTGCAAATTTCAAGACACCTTCATCTGAGTATCTTCAAGACTTCATGTCATCAAGCACCTGAACAG